TCATAACCTTGAAGTCACGGGTTCAAATCCCGTCTCCGCAAAGACACAATAAGTTTTTATATCCAAAAAGGATGGTTCATCCCATTTATCTTGGCCTTATGTATAAAGAAGATAAAAAATATGACTAAACGAATAACTAATTCATAATTCTATTCTATACTACAGATGGGCGGGTAGCGGGAATCGAACCCGCATCTTTTCCTTGGCAAGGAGAAATTGTACCATTCAACCATACCCGCATTTGACTCGATATATGGGTATAATATATACCCATATATTACCATTCTATGTAGGTCAATTTTTCAATTTGAATAGACTGATTGATCAATTATCAATCATACTAATAAAAAAAACCTCTCCCTTGAATACTCTCATTACCTGGTTTTTTCAAATTTATCGTAAATTCCCTTGTGAATAATTTATGATGCCCCCTAGAGAGGGGGGAGAGGGAAATTTGAAACCCAAAAGATCTTAAAACATATCTTAAGATATGAAAGAATTTAGAATACCTACTAAAAAGACTGATCCAATCCATAATGATACGCCGGAAAATAGTACATTTTTGTTACTTGACCAACCATTAGGAGAGGCAAGTGCGACAGGTACACCAATCACTAGTAGAGTTGAAATTGCAATTAATGCAAACACAGACGATTGGAACGCAATAGTCATGGTTGTGATCTTAAAAAGTTTCCAACAGATTCAAAAGGCTATACCATTCGATCCCTATCCGGTCAATTTTGAGTAAAATGCACTACGGATTTTTATTTGATCATAAATAAATCGAAATTCTCAAATTTTTCTTTTAGTATAAAAGAATCAATTTTATTTTTATCATCATGATATATATATATATATATATCACTGATAGCCCTATAGACAGATATTATCTGTCAGCATAAAATGAGTTATGCTAATTCGGGAGAGATGGCCGAGTGGTTGATGGCTCTGGTCTTGAAAACCAGTATAGTTCAAAAACTATCGAGGGTTCGAATCCCTCTCTCTCCTTTTGTTCATCGAACAACTAAACCTAACTTACAAAAAAGAAAAATCCTAGATAGAACTTAGTTCAGTACCAAAAAAATGCTCGGCTATATTCTATAGCCGAGCAACAAGGATTCAGCTGGAAGAATAATGACAAAGGATATAACTATCCCGCCTTTCAATAAAGATAATATCTAGTTTTATCTCTGGTTTAATTAAGAGGGGTCATGGAAAGAACAGGTTCAAAATCACGATCAATTCCTTTCTCAAATCCTGCTGCAGCTGCACGAGCTCTTCCTGCATGCCACAAATGACCTACGAAAAAGAAAAATCCTAGAACAAAATGAGAGGTGGCTAACCAACTTCGAGGTGAGACATAATTGACCGCATTAATCTCGGTAGCTACACCACCCACAGAATTTAAAGAACCTAAAGGAGCATGAGTCATATATTCTGCTGAACGTCGTTCTTGCCAAGGTTGTATGTCTTTTTTCAGCTTACTCAGGTCCAAACCATTAGGACCTCTTAGAGGTTCCAACCAGGGAGCACGAAGATCCCAAAAACGCATCGTTTCCCCTCCAAAAATAATTTCTCCAGTAGGAGAACGCATAAGATATTTACCTAAACCAGTAGGCCCTTGGGCAGACCCCACACTAGCTCCAAGACGTTGGTCTCTAACTAGAAAAGTAAATGCTTGTGCTTGAGAGGCCTCTGGGCCGGTAGGTCCATAGAATTCACTGGGATAAGCTGTATTGTTAAACCAAACAAAACAACAAGCAATGAAACCAAAGACAGAGAGAGCCGCCAAACTATAGGATAAGTAAGCTTCTCCGGACCATACAAACGCGCGGCGAGCCCACGCAAAAGGTTTTGTTAAGATGTGCCAGATACCACCGAAGATACAAATGGAACCTAACCACACATGTCCTCCAATTAGATCTTCTAGATTGTCAACGCTAACAATCCATCCCTCCCCTCCAAAAGGGGATTTAAGTAAATAACCAAATATAGTACTTGGGTTAAGCGTAAGGTTCGTAATTTTTCTTACATCTCCACCGCCGGGAGCCCAAGTATCATATATGCCACCAAAATACAAAGCCTTAAACACTAGGAGAAAAGCACCAACACCTAGCAAGATTAGGTGAATACCTAAAATTGTGGTCATTTTGTTCCTATCTTTCCATACATAACCAAAAAATGGAAAAGATTCTTCTAAAGTTTCGGGTCCAATTAGTGCGTGATAAATACCACCGAAGCCTAAAACTGCAGAAGAAATTAAGTGAAGTACCCCGGATACAAAATAGGGAAAAGTGTCCACGATTTCCCCACCAGGACCGACTCCCCATCCTAGAGTCGCTAGATGGGGAAGTAAAATCAATCCTTGTTCATACATAGGTTTTTCCGGTA
Above is a window of Cryptomeria japonica chloroplast, complete genome DNA encoding:
- the psbZ gene encoding photosystem II protein Z, which produces MTIAFQSSVFALIAISTLLVIGVPVALASPNGWSSNKNVLFSGVSLWIGSVFLVGILNSFIS
- the psbC gene encoding photosystem II 44 kDa protein (CP43), producing MKTLYSLRRFYPVETLFNGTLTLAGRDQETTGFAWWAGNARLINLSGKLLGAHVAHAGLIVFWAGAMNLFEVAHFVPEKPMYEQGLILLPHLATLGWGVGPGGEIVDTFPYFVSGVLHLISSAVLGFGGIYHALIGPETLEESFPFFGYVWKDRNKMTTILGIHLILLGVGAFLLVFKALYFGGIYDTWAPGGGDVRKITNLTLNPSTIFGYLLKSPFGGEGWIVSVDNLEDLIGGHVWLGSICIFGGIWHILTKPFAWARRAFVWSGEAYLSYSLAALSVFGFIACCFVWFNNTAYPSEFYGPTGPEASQAQAFTFLVRDQRLGASVGSAQGPTGLGKYLMRSPTGEIIFGGETMRFWDLRAPWLEPLRGPNGLDLSKLKKDIQPWQERRSAEYMTHAPLGSLNSVGGVATEINAVNYVSPRSWLATSHFVLGFFFFVGHLWHAGRARAAAAGFEKGIDRDFEPVLSMTPLN